One segment of Neodiprion fabricii isolate iyNeoFabr1 chromosome 1, iyNeoFabr1.1, whole genome shotgun sequence DNA contains the following:
- the LOC124180934 gene encoding uncharacterized protein LOC124180934: MFKYPRILSYCFISILFLGNAEVIVRVAIEASFRLDIYPKTLDNPSSCMLYDPQNEATGIALDYQADNSQEADQKIVPLGNNQCGARIYDASRTDVGRWSLVLSNETESITENFRVITVTLEEPVNRTSTAVIGDLTTTILCGPSSMLYCELRNPLGNPATLTSRTRCETIIEVLKATDFGVWTCTVGVSGSIEEVYATHTLNIGDPAEEVVIFANDTLSGKMISWQVERIIPAASWCRAFPPKGGSIMVAPGLELEKYVSVGTNLAENKCGLLITGEFQEEYHGIWRLEMGLTSGNIVGGFIRMPEGQIPGLNDPNTARNSSDPSNTVEVNVEAGKSFTITCQTQYPAGYCWIKGPQGQDITSTDELTVGRCSHAIDNAISTEHSGDWTCNMAHVNGGHEEHLVTKVNVIDKLYQAVNPEITARHGVKTVIACKSVLDYPLQYCRFVRPDGVGLGVTPGMEPSGRYSYEGDGLDHGYCGLAISSVQAVDIGEWKCVSRSRFRTWEAENSDTCVLQTPEISTASVIGLTIGAVLLVSVITGALLVRYRRKRSQQSERAMMVEFST, translated from the exons ATGTTCAAATATCCTCGGATACTCAGCTACTGTTTCATATCAATTCTTTTCCTGGGCAATGCTGAAGTGATAG TGAGAGTGGCCATTGAGGCTTCGTTTCGACTCGACATATACCCTAAAACTCTGGATAATCCAAGCAGCTGTATGCTGTACGATCCCCAGAATGAAGCAACAGGTATCGCGCTTGATTATCAAGCTGACAATTCGCAG GAAGCTGATCAGAAGATCGTACCATTGGGCAACAATCAATGTGGTGCGAGAATCTACGACGCGTCACGGACAGATGTTGGAAGGTGGTCTCTTGTTCTTTCGAATGAAACAGAATCCATCACCGAAAATTTCCGAGTTATTACCGTTACTTTAGAAGAACCTGTCAACCGAACATCCACCGCAGTAATCGGAGACTTGACAACG ACCATACTTTGCGGACCATCCAGCATGCTGTACTGCGAACTGAGAAACCCTTTAGGAAATCCGGCTACCCTGACAAGCAGAACGCGTTGTGAAACTATAATCGAGGTTTTGAAGGCTACGGATTTCGGGGTCTGGACATGCACTGTAGGCGTATCTGGCAGCATAGAAGAGGTTTACGCAACTCACACCCTGAACATTGGAG ACCCTGCCGAAGAAGTGGTGATATTCGCAAACGACACTTTATCCGGTAAAATGATATCCTGGCAAGTCGAGAGAATTATACCAGCAGCGTCTTGGTGCAGAGCCTTTCCCCCGAAGGGGGGATCAATCATG gTAGCGCCGGGACTGGAACTCGAAAAGTACGTATCCGTTGGGACAAACCTTGCCGAAAACAAATGCGGCCTTCTGATAACCGGGGAATTCCAGGAAGAGTATCATGGGATCTGGAGACTGGAAATGGGACTAACTTCCGGAAATATAGTCGGAGGATTCATCAGAATGCCCGAAGGGCAGATACCAGGGCTGAATG ATCCAAATACCGCGAGGAATTCGTCGGACCCATCGAATACGGTGGAGGTGAATGTCGAGGCTGGAAAATCTTTCACAATCACTTGTCAAACTCAATACCCTGCCGGTTACTGCTGGATAAAAGGGCCCCAGGGCCAAGACATAACATCAACGGACGAACTGACTGTGGGGAGGTGTTCTCATGCCATCGATAACGCGATTTCTACGGAGCATAGCGGGGACTGGACTTGTAACATGGCACATGTCAATGGAGGGCACGAGGAGCATTTGGTTACCAAAGTGAATGTCATAG ACAAATTATATCAGGCTGTCAACCCCGAGATAACAGCGCGTCACGGAGTCAAAACGGTAATCGCGTGTAAATCAGTACTGGATTATCCACTCCAGTACTGCCGATTTGTTAGGCCAGATGGTGTGGGACTAGGAGTAACGCCTGGCATggaaccatccggacgataCTCGTACGAGGGCGACGGATTGGACCATGGCTACTGTGGACTGGCCATCAGTTCTGTCCAG GCGGTGGACATCGGGGAGTGGAAATGCGTATCCAGATCACGCTTCCGCACCTGGGAAGCGGAAAATTCGGACACTTGCGTTTTGCAGACTCCAGAAATCTCTACTGCTTCTGTAATTGGATTGACAATTGGTGCCGTTTTACTGGTATCCGTTATAACCGGAGCTTTACTTGTACGGTACAGACGTAAGCGGTCCCAACAGTCTGAACGAGCTATGATGGTCGAATTCAGTACCTGA
- the LOC124181838 gene encoding zinc finger protein 84-like, with the protein MMTTAVQDWNNACRLCSEEQPEMLSIFGDEGVQRKVTQKMRACFPIMVYKSDPLPKQICQFCAARLDDAYEFRERCLGVYKSMHIQLLALKDSETVKIFLDAMKNSPDPCQAQLCKEKARAPPPLVPLAASLSVEKSSVSIGMQKTDQSNAANEALVELPCEVQIKEEPLDNSDGNGPILGTAIMTAEELLNSVCNDRMEISHEEDYSSRGTNGAENRKTFGHESNVGITSRPGNGSTSILEQVLTGSLTINDRIGTKPKFKPSSKWWCSPCNRYYRTKESLRKHMRLFCPRRYRCKKCSSVFQSVEELAKHEGLHHLKVTLNFDECVNECDQCDREFVSWEILRHHRQRDHQLVPELATASNTWCSLCNRFFPTMNSYQNHKQLHQPETANVTPVRGETLFKHNPFAENIKSLMCPTCGKVCTQQSALSNHMRTHEPKKHKCEICGRSFGLFIRLAAHRLSEHNQQPVMSPVNASVEQEEALNEEREAREASEAITGISNRSYIKESDEEDVSMDGSAHASKDINLSTSKNVARCGICLQWFNDHTTMLTHLQTHSESYVYKSFSCKVCKKTFKEKWQLLRHEISHKRAASTAKYACSTCKKIFKDKAQQKAHEATHVVDKTYHCPRCNKIFFKEISLLAHQCSGGKPVFGKRGGATKASSKSSQQPFNTHKKYNCSKCNASFNNSQSRNSHMRVHTQAHAMLQVRKKELKKELEMSKAMPNLTPEHMSPGTSVPMQIEPKIELKIEDSPNAPPALKRTLIRTAGGYRCGVCQSPFVLRELAVAHLRSAHPAATFQCRHCKKQFSTRYTLSRHVETVHPDESEK; encoded by the exons ATGATGACTACTGCGGTACAAGACTGGAATAATGCCTGTAGACTTTGTTCGGAGGAGCAACCGGAAATGTTGTCGATATTTGGTGACGAAGGTGTGCAAAGAAAAGTCACCCAAAAGATGAGAGCCTGCTTTCCCATAATGGTATACAAAAGTGATCCGTTACCAAAACAGATATGCCAATTTTGTGCAGCCAGATTAGACGACGCTTACGAATTCAGAGAACGTTGTCTCGGCGTCTACAAGTCTATGCATATACAACTTCTAGCCTTAAAGGATTCTGaaactgtaaaaatatttttggatgCCATGAAGAATTCTCCTGATCCTTGCCAG GCCCAGCTTTGCAAAGAAAAAGCACGCGCTCCGCCACCGTTGGTTCCTTTAGCTGCTTCACTATCAGTTGAGAAGTCGTCTGTTTCCATTGGCATGCAAAAGACAGATCAGTCCAATGCAGCCAATGAAGCTTTGGTAGAACTTCCTTGCGAAGTGCAGATTAAAGAGGAGCCCTTAGATAACTCTGACGGGAACGGGCCGATCTTAGGTACCGCGATTATGACGGCGGAAGAATTGTTGAATTCGGTTTGCAATGATCGAATGGAAATTTCTCACGAAGAGGATTACAGCTCAAGGGGTACAAACGGAGcggaaaacagaaaaacattCGGTCATGAATCAAATGTTGGAATTACTAGTAGGCCAGGGAATGGAAGCACTAGCATTCTAGAACAGGTATTAACTGGAAGCTTGACGATAAACGACCGAATAGGGACGAAACCAAAATTTAAACCAAGTTCTAAATGGTGGTGTTCGCCGTGCAACAGATACTACAG AACAAAAGAGAGTTTACGTAAGCACATGCGGCTCTTCTGTCCACGTAGATATAGGTGCAAAAAATGTTCGAGCGTGTTTCAATCTGTGGAAGAACTTGCAAAACATGAAGGTTTGCACCATCTCAAAGTTACTCTGAACTTTGATGAATGTGTCAATGAGTGCGATCAGTGCGATCGCGAATTTGTTAGCTGGGAAATACTCAGGCATCACAGACAACGAGATCATCAGTTAGTTCCTGAATTGGCGACTGCATCAAACACTTGGTGTTCTCTCTGCAATCG tttttttccaacaatgaATTCATACCAAAATCATAAGCAACTGCATCAGCCAGAAACGGCAAATGTGACGCCCGTACGTGGAGAAACATTATTCAAACACAATCCTTTTGCAGAAAATATCAAGTCACTCATGTGTCCTACTTGTGGAAAG GTGTGTACGCAGCAGAGTGCATTATCAAACCATATGCGAACTCACGAACCTAAAAAACACAAATGTGAAATTTGTGGCCGCTCATTTGGACTGTTTATTCGATTAGCGGCACACAGGCTAAGCGAGCATAATCAGCAGCCTGTTATGTCTCCTGTTAATGCTAGTGTTGAACAAGAGGAAGCATTGAATGAGGAGAGAGAAGCGCGTGAAGCCAGTGAAGCGATAACTGGTATAAGCAATAGAAGCTACATTAAG GAGTCTGACGAAGAAGATGTGTCTATGGATGGTTCGGCTCATGCAAGTAAAGACATCAACCTGAGCACATCAAAGAACGTGGCCCGTTGCGGTATTTGTTTGCAGTGGTTTAACGATCACACGACAATGCTGACTCATTTGCAAACACATTCCGAGAGCTATGTATATAAGAGCTTCAGCTGtaaagtttgtaaaaaaacgtTCAAAGAGAAATGGCAGCTTCTTCGCCATGAG ATCTCTCACAAACGAGCAGCAAGCACAGCTAAATACGCGTGTTccacgtgtaaaaaaattttcaaagacaaGGCGCAACAAAAGGCACATGAAGCAACACATGTTGTTGATAAAACTTACCATTGTCCACGATGTAACAAGATATTCTTCAAAGAGATTTCCCTGCTCGCACATCAGTGTAGTGGAGGGAAACCTGTATTCGGAAAGCGTGGTGGTGCGACAAAGGCTTCATCCAAGTCATCACAGCAACCATTCAACACACACAAGAAGTATAACTGTTCAAAATGCAATGCAAGTTTCAACAATTCTCAGTCAAGAAATTCTCACATGAGAGTACACACCCAGGCACATGCAATG CTCCAGgtacgaaaaaaagaattgaaaaaggaATTGGAAATGTCAAAAGCTATGCCAAACCTTACGCCGGAACATATGTCACCAGGTACTTCGGTTCCAATGCAGATTGAGcctaaaattgaattgaaaattgaggaTTCACCAAATGCTCCTCCTGCTCTCAAACGTACACTAATACGGACTGCTGGAGG GTATCGTTGCGGTGTATGTCAGTCACCATTTGTCTTGCGAGAACTCGCAGTGGCACATTTAAGATCAGCCCATCCTGCTGCAACATTTCAATGTCGTCATTGCAAGAAGCAGTTTTCTACGCGATATACTTTGTCCCGTCATGTTGAGACGGTCCATCCAGATGAATCAGAAAAATAA